A single genomic interval of uncultured Desulfobulbus sp. harbors:
- a CDS encoding glycosyltransferase translates to MNGYVSSENPHTPNLLSPSRPRRIGLLAHGFANWGGGIDFLRLIATSLQLAAPEAELHVLIPTCGPLVQLHNLRNWTRAKLGRTTMDADRPPPIHLEGAFEGTSATLHKIDQGPNSIALASRRLKLEALLPAINPLPAGRTPWVGYIFDFQHKHLPQFFSDHERTERDQAFAQMLNSADAVIVNARDVAKDIDFFYPNRRARVFVMPFSPAASNDAFAVPPEEAIARYEVQKPYFIICNQFWKHKDHGTAFKAFAEVAKRHPKLSLVCTGATTDHRFPDYFTGLMEQVRRDRTYNRIHPLGLIPKVDQLSLLRGAVALVQPTLFEGGPGGGAVYDAVALGTKSIVSDIPVNTEINDSTVSFYKAGDASSLTVAMEVALRTQAASLVSTEPSTLIQLGIKRRRICGKLLFQAVTYVTRADSGL, encoded by the coding sequence ATGAATGGCTACGTTTCCTCCGAAAATCCTCACACGCCTAATCTCCTTTCTCCAAGCAGGCCACGCCGGATCGGCCTTCTAGCCCATGGTTTCGCCAATTGGGGAGGAGGCATTGACTTTCTTCGACTAATAGCTACCAGTCTGCAACTTGCCGCTCCCGAAGCAGAATTGCATGTACTGATTCCAACATGTGGTCCGCTCGTGCAGTTGCACAATCTTCGCAACTGGACACGAGCCAAGTTAGGCAGAACCACGATGGATGCGGATCGGCCGCCCCCTATCCATTTGGAAGGGGCATTTGAGGGGACCAGCGCCACACTGCATAAAATCGATCAAGGCCCTAATTCCATTGCGTTAGCTAGCCGGCGTCTGAAACTTGAGGCTTTGCTACCGGCAATTAATCCCCTACCGGCAGGGCGCACTCCGTGGGTAGGGTACATTTTCGATTTCCAACACAAGCATCTGCCACAATTCTTCAGCGACCATGAACGAACTGAACGCGACCAAGCGTTTGCCCAGATGCTCAATAGTGCGGATGCCGTGATTGTCAATGCGAGGGACGTTGCAAAAGATATTGATTTTTTTTATCCAAATCGGCGTGCTCGGGTTTTTGTTATGCCATTTAGCCCCGCTGCTTCAAACGATGCTTTTGCAGTCCCCCCTGAAGAGGCCATTGCCCGCTATGAAGTACAAAAACCGTATTTTATTATCTGCAACCAGTTCTGGAAGCACAAGGATCACGGAACGGCCTTCAAGGCATTCGCAGAGGTAGCAAAACGTCATCCCAAACTGTCGCTGGTATGCACCGGAGCAACAACGGACCACCGTTTTCCTGATTATTTCACAGGGTTGATGGAGCAAGTTCGTCGAGACCGTACATACAACCGAATCCACCCGCTCGGTCTAATTCCCAAAGTCGACCAACTGTCCCTGTTGCGAGGCGCGGTTGCACTCGTCCAACCAACGCTGTTCGAAGGCGGTCCTGGTGGTGGTGCCGTCTATGACGCTGTTGCTCTAGGGACGAAGTCAATAGTATCAGACATTCCTGTAAATACAGAGATTAATGACTCAACGGTCTCTTTTTATAAGGCTGGCGATGCGAGCAGCCTAACCGTTGCAATGGAAGTTGCCTTGAGGACACAGGCCGCCTCTTTGGTATCGACTGAGCCATCGACACTAATCCAACTTGGCATCAAACGTCGCCGCATCTGTGGAAAGTTGCTGTTCCAGGCTGTAACTTATGTCACGCGGGCAGACTCTGGTCTATAA
- a CDS encoding glycosyltransferase family 2 protein, with product MAKVPELFIVITDFNGFQQTKNCLDALRRSVYQDFTVVVVDHGTTSETQQSLEREYPDVVRIVGSPELWWTGATNLGVRHALNCGAELVMLLNNDCYVTPETIGELIALWRENPPALIAPVQRDWKTREILSITPRSCFLLGFPTIPGPKILTAAMYDQRLLPTRLIVGGRGVLIPVSIFQEIGLLDERNLPHYGADHDFYMRALSEGIPLFAAARAIVEIDAKRTTIAIDMRSLSWKNWLETLFSFKSHKNLKHISTLFFKHYPVKNFYIVGVFLYLMRYLILYLWCKIKLIF from the coding sequence GTGGCAAAAGTTCCTGAATTATTTATTGTCATCACCGATTTTAACGGGTTTCAGCAAACGAAGAATTGCCTTGATGCTTTAAGGAGAAGTGTTTACCAGGATTTTACCGTTGTGGTAGTTGATCATGGCACGACCAGTGAAACGCAGCAATCCTTGGAGCGAGAGTATCCGGACGTGGTGCGCATTGTTGGTTCTCCTGAGCTTTGGTGGACCGGTGCCACTAACCTCGGTGTCCGTCATGCACTCAATTGCGGTGCCGAACTGGTCATGCTGCTCAATAACGATTGTTATGTGACTCCGGAAACGATTGGGGAATTAATCGCACTTTGGCGAGAAAATCCACCAGCGCTTATTGCCCCAGTTCAGCGTGATTGGAAAACAAGGGAAATATTATCCATCACTCCCCGCAGTTGTTTCCTGTTGGGATTTCCGACCATTCCTGGCCCGAAGATTTTAACTGCCGCGATGTATGATCAACGTTTACTACCAACTCGGCTTATTGTCGGAGGTAGAGGGGTATTAATCCCTGTCTCGATTTTTCAAGAGATAGGGTTATTAGATGAGCGTAATTTACCGCATTACGGAGCTGATCATGATTTCTATATGCGGGCATTATCTGAGGGTATTCCTTTGTTTGCCGCAGCTAGGGCTATCGTTGAAATCGACGCAAAGCGAACAACGATAGCAATTGATATGCGAAGTTTAAGTTGGAAAAATTGGTTGGAGACTTTATTTAGTTTCAAATCGCATAAAAATTTGAAGCACATATCTACTTTGTTTTTTAAACATTATCCTGTAAAAAATTTTTATATAGTTGGTGTTTTTTTATATCTTATGAGATATTTAATTTTATATTTATGGTGCAAGATTAAATTAATTTTTTAA
- the gmd gene encoding GDP-mannose 4,6-dehydratase, producing MQDPPKVALITGITGQDGSYLTEFLLEKGYFVHGIKRRASSFNTQRIDHLYQDPHHENLRFRLHYGDLTDTGNLIRIIQETQPDEIYNLAAQSHVKVSFDSPEYTANVDALGTLRILEAIRTLGLESKTRFYQASTSELFGQVQQVPQNENTPFYPRSPYAVAKLYAYWITVNYREAYGMYACNGILFNHESSRRGETFVTRKITRGLANIAQGLEDCLYLGNLDALRDWGHAQDYVEMQWLMLQQDQPEDFVIATGRQYSVRQFIVWAAEELGIALQFKGQGMDEHAVVEAITGNHAPALHAGQTIIRVDPKYFRATEVETLLGDYSKARERLGWTPKISTRDMCREMVAHDLTQAKRQTLLRQHGYDDR from the coding sequence ATGCAGGATCCACCCAAAGTTGCCCTCATCACCGGCATTACCGGCCAGGACGGCTCCTATCTGACGGAATTTCTCCTTGAGAAGGGCTATTTTGTGCATGGCATTAAACGCCGGGCCAGCTCCTTCAACACCCAGCGCATTGATCACCTCTATCAGGATCCCCATCACGAAAACCTCCGCTTCCGCCTCCATTACGGCGATCTCACCGACACCGGCAATCTGATCCGCATCATCCAGGAAACCCAGCCTGACGAGATCTACAACCTGGCCGCGCAGAGCCACGTCAAGGTCAGCTTTGATAGCCCCGAGTACACAGCCAACGTCGACGCGCTGGGTACCCTGAGGATCCTGGAGGCAATCCGCACCCTCGGCCTGGAAAGTAAAACCCGATTCTACCAGGCCAGCACCAGCGAGCTGTTCGGCCAGGTGCAGCAAGTGCCCCAAAACGAAAACACGCCCTTTTACCCCCGCAGCCCCTATGCGGTGGCCAAGCTCTACGCCTACTGGATCACGGTCAATTACCGGGAGGCCTATGGCATGTATGCCTGTAATGGCATCCTGTTCAATCATGAAAGTTCTCGGCGTGGAGAGACCTTTGTCACCCGCAAGATCACCCGTGGGCTGGCCAATATTGCCCAAGGCCTGGAAGACTGCCTTTATCTGGGCAACCTCGACGCCCTCCGCGACTGGGGCCATGCTCAGGATTATGTGGAGATGCAGTGGCTGATGCTGCAACAGGACCAGCCCGAGGATTTTGTGATTGCCACCGGCCGCCAGTACAGCGTGCGCCAGTTCATTGTCTGGGCGGCTGAGGAATTGGGCATAGCGCTGCAGTTCAAGGGACAGGGGATGGACGAACATGCGGTGGTTGAAGCCATCACGGGCAATCATGCCCCCGCACTGCATGCCGGGCAAACCATCATCCGGGTTGATCCGAAATACTTCAGAGCAACCGAGGTGGAAACACTCTTGGGAGATTATAGCAAAGCCAGGGAACGACTCGGTTGGACACCTAAAATCAGCACACGAGATATGTGCCGGGAAATGGTGGCGCATGATCTTACGCAGGCCAAACGACAAACTCTGTTAAGACAGCATGGCTACGACGATAGATAA
- a CDS encoding DegT/DnrJ/EryC1/StrS aminotransferase family protein — MSNYKIPIYQPDLRGNERKYVNECLDSSWISSRGRFITEFEDRFAARIGVAHAASVSNGTVALHLALMALGIGPGDEVIVPTLTYISSANSIAYTGATPVFVDSLRSTWQIDPDDVRRYITPRTRAIMPVHLYGQACDMEALISIAKEHRLFIIEDCAEAFGTLYKGRHVGTFGDISTFSFYGNKTITTGEGGMVVSNDKTLMERARHLKGQGLAAHREYWHDVVGYNYRMSNIQAAIGLAQLERADEFILRKRSLAEYYTSKLCSLPVEVHAETPGTVHSYWMFSILVGCADLRDPLRKYLADAGIETRPLFYPIHTMPMYSKNFRKHKIAEDLAWRGINLPSWPGMTRDQLDTVIHSITTYFDSVK; from the coding sequence GTGAGCAACTATAAAATTCCAATTTACCAACCAGATTTGAGAGGAAATGAACGAAAATACGTCAATGAATGTTTGGATTCTTCGTGGATCTCATCACGCGGGCGTTTTATTACTGAATTCGAGGATCGCTTTGCTGCGCGAATCGGTGTCGCACATGCGGCTTCCGTCAGTAACGGTACAGTGGCACTCCACTTAGCTCTCATGGCTCTAGGAATAGGTCCCGGGGACGAGGTGATCGTGCCAACATTGACGTACATTTCCTCGGCCAACTCTATCGCATATACCGGCGCAACGCCGGTCTTCGTCGATTCTCTGCGGTCTACCTGGCAGATCGACCCAGACGATGTTCGGCGGTATATCACCCCACGCACCCGTGCGATCATGCCTGTGCACTTATACGGACAGGCTTGTGATATGGAGGCATTAATCTCCATTGCGAAAGAACACCGCCTTTTCATCATCGAAGATTGCGCCGAGGCTTTCGGAACTCTCTACAAGGGCCGCCATGTCGGCACATTCGGCGATATCTCGACCTTCAGCTTCTACGGCAACAAGACGATCACCACCGGTGAGGGAGGCATGGTGGTCTCAAACGACAAAACGCTGATGGAACGCGCCCGTCACCTGAAAGGTCAGGGCCTGGCCGCGCACCGTGAGTACTGGCACGATGTTGTTGGTTACAACTATCGTATGAGTAACATCCAAGCAGCGATCGGCCTTGCGCAATTGGAACGGGCTGACGAATTCATCTTGCGCAAACGTAGCTTGGCAGAATACTACACATCTAAGCTATGCAGCCTGCCGGTGGAGGTTCATGCAGAAACACCCGGCACGGTCCACAGCTATTGGATGTTCTCTATCCTCGTAGGATGTGCTGACCTGCGCGATCCTTTGCGCAAGTATCTAGCTGATGCGGGCATCGAGACGCGGCCACTGTTCTATCCGATACATACTATGCCGATGTATTCGAAGAACTTCCGCAAACACAAAATTGCTGAAGACTTGGCCTGGCGTGGCATCAACCTACCGAGTTGGCCAGGTATGACTCGCGATCAACTTGACACGGTGATCCACTCCATCACCACCTATTTCGACAGTGTTAAGTGA
- a CDS encoding glycosyltransferase, producing MRIWLICKRYYTNKDLIKDRFGRLYHLPKQWVANGAEVWVNAIDYRNSNCDELTIEGIHFQTTPATLANILPLPYSLYRYCRRVKPDIILASGDSHIGFMALLIAKKLNVPFVFDVYDYYPVFKGNRILGMKTMFRYAVQKADLVLCASIPLLDRLACLNHNRLLVENGVDTALFAPIAMSQARKALHLEQEGIFIGYFGSINVARGPLLIEACRMLRKDFPPLQLLLAGKVDGVELNDTWIRYLGNLPQRDIPTLINACNVVTIPYADTPFNRMCGACKIGEYLACGKPVVATCVSGHELIFSGMVATVCEPTSQGVADAVKKQLVAPEIMGFPTHLGWENIGKTVQKKLQGIIQK from the coding sequence ATGCGTATCTGGCTCATTTGTAAACGATATTACACTAACAAGGATTTAATAAAAGATCGGTTTGGCCGCCTCTATCATCTACCGAAGCAATGGGTGGCCAATGGTGCTGAAGTTTGGGTGAACGCCATAGATTATCGCAATAGCAACTGCGATGAATTGACAATAGAAGGGATTCATTTTCAAACCACTCCAGCAACATTGGCGAACATATTGCCCCTTCCGTATTCACTGTACCGTTATTGCCGGAGGGTAAAACCCGATATTATTCTTGCCAGCGGTGACAGCCATATCGGGTTCATGGCATTGCTTATCGCCAAAAAACTCAACGTACCCTTTGTCTTTGATGTTTACGACTATTACCCGGTATTTAAAGGCAATCGTATTCTCGGCATGAAAACCATGTTCCGGTACGCAGTTCAGAAGGCTGATTTGGTCCTCTGTGCCAGCATACCGTTGCTAGACAGGCTTGCCTGCCTAAATCATAATCGGCTGTTGGTGGAAAACGGTGTGGATACTGCTCTCTTTGCTCCAATAGCAATGTCCCAGGCCAGAAAAGCCTTACATCTGGAACAAGAGGGTATTTTTATCGGCTATTTCGGTTCTATTAACGTGGCACGTGGGCCGCTGTTGATTGAAGCCTGCCGAATGCTCCGGAAAGATTTCCCCCCCCTGCAGTTGTTGCTGGCTGGCAAGGTTGATGGCGTCGAGTTGAACGACACCTGGATACGGTATTTGGGCAATCTGCCGCAAAGAGATATCCCCACGTTAATCAATGCCTGCAATGTGGTCACAATACCTTATGCCGATACGCCGTTTAACCGTATGTGTGGAGCCTGCAAAATTGGCGAATATCTCGCATGCGGCAAACCGGTGGTGGCAACATGTGTTTCAGGACACGAGTTGATATTTTCCGGTATGGTGGCAACAGTCTGTGAACCAACCTCCCAAGGGGTGGCAGATGCCGTGAAGAAACAATTAGTGGCCCCTGAGATAATGGGCTTTCCGACGCATTTGGGTTGGGAAAATATTGGCAAAACTGTGCAAAAAAAACTGCAAGGCATCATCCAAAAATGA
- a CDS encoding glycosyltransferase translates to MKFFCVTPCLNSEQTIERTVRSIVEQTVFKSSDNYLYYIICDGLSSDNTVGVVKKFIDNNKLNNNIKVFVISEKDKGMYDAIAKGFDLSPVCDVYSYLNSGDYYSPYAFEIVSSVFNDCGVRFLTGANVYYNENGYMVNFFIPIRYKKELLLKGFYGKILPFVQQESTFWGNEMHEMIDTVTFRELKYAGDYYLWKTFIKKSNLYIVHAWLGGFSKHENQLSVINYNDYIDEMNILSEKYNLKNLIESFFELFILYFPESVKRKYFNNVIVYDNLLGKYKIIKK, encoded by the coding sequence ATGAAATTTTTTTGTGTTACGCCGTGTTTAAATTCTGAACAAACTATTGAACGAACAGTTCGTTCGATAGTTGAGCAGACTGTTTTTAAAAGTAGTGATAATTATTTGTATTATATAATATGCGACGGATTATCTTCAGATAATACTGTTGGTGTAGTTAAAAAATTTATAGATAATAATAAATTAAATAATAATATTAAAGTATTTGTAATTTCAGAAAAAGATAAAGGAATGTATGATGCTATTGCTAAAGGATTTGATTTGTCTCCTGTATGCGATGTATATTCGTATTTAAATTCTGGAGATTATTACTCTCCTTATGCATTTGAAATAGTATCTAGTGTGTTTAATGATTGTGGTGTTAGATTTCTTACTGGTGCAAATGTATATTATAACGAAAATGGATACATGGTAAATTTTTTTATACCTATTAGGTATAAAAAAGAATTATTGTTAAAGGGCTTTTATGGTAAAATTCTCCCATTTGTGCAGCAAGAGTCAACTTTTTGGGGTAATGAAATGCATGAAATGATTGATACTGTCACTTTTAGAGAGTTGAAATATGCAGGTGACTATTATTTATGGAAAACATTTATTAAAAAAAGTAATTTATATATTGTACATGCCTGGCTTGGTGGATTTTCAAAGCATGAAAATCAGCTAAGTGTAATTAATTACAATGATTATATTGATGAAATGAATATTTTAAGTGAAAAATATAATTTAAAAAATTTGATCGAATCGTTTTTTGAGTTATTTATTTTGTACTTCCCCGAAAGTGTGAAGAGGAAATATTTCAATAATGTGATTGTTTATGATAATTTGTTAGGTAAATATAAGATTATTAAAAAATAA
- a CDS encoding GDP-L-fucose synthase translates to MHRQPLIYVAGHRGMVGSAIVRALQARGQHNFVTRTHSELDLTNQSTVRDFFITTRPEQVYLAAARVGGIHANSIFPADFIYQNLMLEANVIHAAWQVGVKKLLFLGSSCIYPKFACQPIPEDALLTGPLEPTNEPYAIAKIAGIKLCESFNRQHGSSHGTDFRSVMPTNLYGPGDNYHPEHSHVIPALIRRFHEAKVNNTPSTVIWGTGKPRREFLHVDDLASACIHVMNLPREVIARHTSPMQSHINVGFGNDVSIAELAATISRIVGYSGNITYDTTKPDGTPQKLLDSQLLRSLGWRATIDLEHGLRQTYKSFLKERA, encoded by the coding sequence ATGCATCGCCAACCTCTCATATACGTCGCCGGACACCGCGGCATGGTGGGTTCAGCAATCGTCAGGGCACTTCAAGCCCGTGGGCAGCACAACTTCGTTACCCGCACCCACAGCGAGCTCGACTTAACCAATCAATCGACGGTCCGTGATTTTTTCATAACCACCAGGCCGGAGCAGGTCTATCTGGCGGCCGCACGGGTAGGCGGCATTCATGCAAATTCAATTTTTCCGGCGGATTTCATCTATCAGAATCTGATGCTGGAGGCTAATGTCATCCATGCCGCCTGGCAGGTAGGGGTTAAAAAACTGCTCTTTCTCGGCTCAAGCTGCATCTACCCCAAATTTGCCTGCCAGCCGATACCTGAAGATGCTTTATTGACCGGCCCTCTTGAACCGACCAATGAGCCCTATGCCATTGCCAAGATTGCCGGCATCAAGCTGTGCGAAAGTTTTAACCGGCAGCATGGCAGCAGCCATGGAACCGATTTTCGCAGTGTAATGCCCACTAACCTCTACGGTCCTGGAGACAACTACCATCCAGAACACAGTCATGTCATTCCTGCCCTGATTCGCCGGTTCCATGAAGCCAAGGTTAACAATACTCCCTCGACCGTCATCTGGGGAACCGGCAAGCCACGACGCGAATTTCTCCACGTTGACGACCTTGCGTCGGCCTGCATCCATGTCATGAATCTGCCAAGGGAGGTGATTGCCCGTCATACTTCTCCCATGCAGAGCCACATCAACGTGGGCTTTGGCAACGACGTCAGTATTGCCGAACTGGCAGCAACCATTTCCCGGATCGTCGGCTATTCCGGCAATATCACCTACGACACGACAAAACCTGACGGCACCCCGCAAAAACTGCTCGATTCACAACTGTTGCGCTCCTTGGGCTGGCGGGCAACCATCGATTTGGAACATGGCCTCAGGCAGACCTACAAAAGTTTTCTTAAGGAAAGGGCTTGA
- a CDS encoding glycosyltransferase, giving the protein MKPKLLVVTSTFPRWPDDTDPPFVYELSRRLTDTFDVTVHTPHYPGALENEQMGGVRIHRFRYFFTDFERLAGGQGIVPKLRRSKLYYFLLPFFLFAQFFSLLLLIVKIRPDVIHAHWLIPQGFWAIAAKKIFKIPVIITAHGADVFSFRSQALNMVKKWIVNNADRMVTVSSALARVLCDDTHSHRQPDIIPMGVDASLFSPEKKRQAIRDQFGIHGPFLLFVGRLTEIKGGQYLIDAMPKVIEQFPEAKLLIVGHGEMEQELRAQARMYGFEEVVLFAGGIANMQLPAYYATADIFIGPSIQLEGGDIEGFGLTFVEAMMSGCLVIGTRVGGIEDIIQDGDTGYLVPPADANVLSAKIVDVITAINQLNIMRVKARNAAVGQFDWNLITAKYKNAYLAHL; this is encoded by the coding sequence ATGAAACCCAAACTGCTTGTCGTTACTTCTACCTTCCCTCGTTGGCCAGACGATACCGACCCTCCCTTTGTTTATGAACTTTCCCGAAGGTTGACCGATACTTTTGATGTCACGGTGCACACACCACATTACCCTGGCGCTTTGGAAAATGAGCAGATGGGAGGGGTGCGGATTCATCGTTTTCGCTATTTTTTTACCGATTTTGAGCGGTTAGCCGGTGGGCAAGGGATTGTCCCCAAACTTCGGCGCAGCAAACTGTATTACTTCTTGCTTCCTTTTTTCCTTTTTGCCCAATTTTTCTCCCTGCTACTGCTCATTGTCAAAATTCGTCCTGATGTGATTCACGCTCATTGGCTGATCCCACAGGGTTTTTGGGCTATTGCCGCCAAAAAAATATTCAAAATTCCGGTGATCATTACAGCCCACGGGGCCGACGTGTTCAGTTTTCGGAGCCAGGCCCTCAACATGGTAAAAAAATGGATCGTCAATAATGCTGATCGGATGGTCACGGTCAGCTCAGCACTGGCTCGTGTGCTCTGCGATGATACCCACAGTCACCGGCAACCGGATATTATCCCTATGGGTGTGGACGCCTCACTCTTTTCTCCTGAGAAAAAGCGCCAAGCGATCAGGGATCAATTTGGAATTCATGGTCCATTTCTGCTTTTTGTCGGGCGCTTGACAGAGATAAAGGGGGGGCAGTATCTCATCGATGCTATGCCTAAGGTTATTGAACAATTTCCAGAAGCTAAACTTTTGATCGTCGGACATGGAGAAATGGAACAAGAACTGCGTGCACAGGCACGAATGTACGGCTTTGAAGAAGTTGTTCTGTTTGCCGGAGGCATAGCAAATATGCAACTTCCCGCCTACTATGCAACCGCAGATATATTCATCGGCCCATCTATACAACTGGAAGGTGGCGATATAGAAGGGTTCGGGTTAACCTTTGTTGAGGCGATGATGAGTGGTTGCTTGGTAATAGGCACCAGAGTCGGCGGGATTGAGGACATCATTCAAGATGGCGACACGGGCTATCTAGTGCCGCCCGCAGATGCTAACGTCTTATCCGCTAAAATTGTCGATGTCATTACTGCTATCAATCAACTCAATATTATGAGGGTAAAAGCAAGAAATGCGGCTGTCGGTCAATTTGATTGGAACCTAATAACTGCCAAATATAAAAATGCGTATCTGGCTCATTTGTAA
- a CDS encoding oligosaccharide flippase family protein produces the protein MIAVAGATYLGRLSQGIAVLFTLPMARHSLHPELFGVWMMLSAFQGFMAFADLGIGNGVLNQATKAKTAGGPILLRRTLVSGYAITCMVGCLLFLAWTLWSMFSTEPTALAGSISIENRPEVLKALTIFAIILAVNIPASLIQRVQLGVQQGYLNGINQVACSLLTITVVPLTLHLGGGIPELVIATLGVQALINILNSLIWLHHFDMFNGQNWWRLADEQTVRLLLKTGGMFFLLQLAAAFAFQSDAIVITQILGQSVYGDFALVQKLFLFISMILNAAMLGLWPAFGDAIASNNLCWARMALRRGIFVAVILTTVGTGILISAMPWILEHWLQSPLQPALGLLLTLATWTVIDGVANVTAAFMNSANILRAQLSIAIVMASTAFAVKWALTPLLGATGTVLSTIIAYCLISVPGQVYIFRRILNTKE, from the coding sequence GTGATTGCCGTAGCTGGGGCAACCTATTTAGGGCGATTGAGCCAAGGCATCGCAGTTTTGTTCACGTTGCCAATGGCCCGGCATAGCCTTCACCCGGAGCTGTTCGGAGTTTGGATGATGCTCAGCGCATTTCAGGGGTTCATGGCGTTTGCGGATTTAGGTATTGGTAACGGTGTTCTAAATCAGGCCACCAAGGCCAAAACCGCTGGCGGCCCTATATTATTACGACGAACGCTGGTGTCTGGCTATGCAATCACTTGCATGGTGGGGTGCTTGCTTTTCCTGGCCTGGACCCTTTGGTCAATGTTTAGTACCGAACCAACAGCGCTGGCGGGTTCAATCTCGATCGAGAACCGCCCAGAGGTGCTGAAGGCGCTGACTATCTTTGCCATCATCCTAGCAGTTAACATTCCGGCCAGTCTGATCCAACGTGTACAGTTAGGAGTGCAGCAAGGCTATCTGAATGGGATAAATCAGGTTGCATGCAGTTTACTGACCATCACCGTGGTTCCGCTCACACTACACTTGGGTGGTGGTATTCCCGAATTAGTTATAGCGACCCTCGGTGTTCAGGCGCTGATAAACATCCTCAATTCATTAATATGGCTTCATCATTTTGATATGTTCAATGGGCAAAACTGGTGGCGCTTAGCAGATGAACAAACTGTCAGGTTACTGTTAAAAACCGGGGGCATGTTCTTTTTGCTACAACTAGCAGCGGCCTTTGCCTTTCAGTCGGACGCAATAGTTATAACCCAAATTTTGGGACAAAGTGTGTACGGCGATTTTGCGTTAGTTCAGAAATTGTTTCTCTTTATATCAATGATTCTGAACGCCGCCATGCTGGGTCTTTGGCCAGCTTTTGGCGATGCAATAGCTAGCAATAACCTGTGCTGGGCAAGGATGGCTTTACGGCGGGGCATATTCGTTGCTGTAATATTGACAACCGTAGGAACTGGTATTCTCATAAGTGCTATGCCATGGATACTGGAGCATTGGCTTCAATCACCGCTTCAACCTGCCTTGGGCTTACTGTTGACACTTGCTACCTGGACAGTAATTGATGGTGTGGCCAATGTAACAGCTGCTTTTATGAATAGCGCCAATATTCTAAGGGCTCAGCTGTCCATAGCTATAGTCATGGCAAGCACCGCTTTTGCCGTCAAGTGGGCGTTAACGCCCTTGTTAGGAGCTACTGGCACTGTACTTTCAACCATCATAGCATACTGTCTCATCTCAGTTCCTGGTCAAGTCTACATCTTTAGGCGCATACTTAATACAAAGGAGTAA
- a CDS encoding FkbM family methyltransferase → MNKEYFYKKINAIFSLFGFKIVRNISDDLSMESMIKRLSLLNININTIVDIGASDGKWSVSCMDYFPRAQYLAIEPLEERKEPLEVCKSRFKNFNYALCVAGDIDGGEVGLKVTEDLDGSTIDGINQGVLRLCRMRSVDSLISELSLPGPYLIKFDTHGYEIPILSGCKKILLNTNAIIMETYNFDISPKSIMFYEMCIHMNKLGFRSANLANPMLRLYDKMFWQCDILFLRNDHESFFYRNYR, encoded by the coding sequence ATGAATAAAGAATATTTTTATAAAAAAATAAATGCTATTTTTTCACTGTTTGGATTTAAAATAGTTAGAAATATTTCTGATGATCTAAGCATGGAGTCTATGATAAAGAGACTTTCGTTGCTTAACATTAACATTAATACAATAGTTGACATTGGTGCTTCTGATGGGAAGTGGAGCGTATCTTGTATGGATTATTTTCCACGGGCTCAATATTTGGCGATTGAACCTCTTGAGGAAAGAAAAGAGCCGCTTGAAGTTTGTAAATCTAGGTTTAAAAATTTTAATTACGCTCTGTGTGTGGCGGGGGATATTGATGGCGGAGAGGTGGGCCTTAAGGTTACAGAAGACCTTGATGGGAGCACTATTGATGGGATCAATCAAGGCGTCTTAAGGTTGTGTCGAATGCGCTCGGTAGATTCATTGATTTCAGAGTTAAGTTTGCCTGGCCCCTATCTAATAAAATTTGATACTCATGGCTATGAAATTCCAATTCTTTCTGGGTGTAAAAAAATATTGCTGAATACTAATGCTATAATTATGGAGACTTATAATTTTGATATATCTCCAAAATCAATAATGTTTTATGAGATGTGTATCCACATGAATAAGTTGGGATTTAGATCTGCGAATTTGGCTAATCCAATGCTGCGGTTATATGATAAAATGTTCTGGCAGTGTGATATTTTATTTTTAAGAAATGATCATGAATCATTTTTTTATAGAAATTATAGATAA